One part of the Nostoc sp. PCC 7120 = FACHB-418 genome encodes these proteins:
- a CDS encoding DsbA family protein produces MNDDRSYSSLLVPPSTQDWMQGVLSAKVVLVMYGDYQCSRSADVYRMIQGIKQELSASFGEDYLCFIFRHFPQTQIHPHAQRAAEVAEAAAAQGQFWPMHDTLFVYQQKLENGYLVEYANDLGLDIPQFLKNLSKQVYVDRIHEDIESGIHSGVTTAPVLFINTIRYTARWKMTELMTAIVAASH; encoded by the coding sequence ATGAACGATGATCGCAGCTACAGTTCCTTACTTGTACCCCCTTCAACTCAAGATTGGATGCAAGGTGTGCTGAGTGCCAAGGTCGTGCTGGTGATGTATGGAGACTATCAATGCTCTAGAAGTGCGGACGTTTACAGGATGATTCAAGGAATCAAACAAGAGCTGAGTGCTTCTTTTGGAGAAGATTATTTATGCTTTATCTTCCGTCATTTTCCGCAAACACAGATTCATCCTCATGCTCAACGAGCCGCCGAAGTCGCTGAAGCCGCCGCTGCCCAAGGACAGTTTTGGCCAATGCACGATACTTTATTTGTTTATCAACAGAAGTTAGAGAACGGTTATCTTGTAGAGTACGCCAATGATTTGGGGCTTGATATTCCTCAGTTTCTCAAAAACTTGTCTAAACAAGTATATGTCGATCGCATCCACGAAGATATCGAAAGTGGAATACACAGTGGAGTAACAACTGCCCCAGTCCTATTTATCAATACCATTCGATATACCGCACGCTGGAAAATGACAGAGTTGATGACAGCCATTGTTGCAGCAAGTCACTAA